A region from the Alnus glutinosa chromosome 5, dhAlnGlut1.1, whole genome shotgun sequence genome encodes:
- the LOC133868751 gene encoding hydroxyproline O-galactosyltransferase GALT2-like, with amino-acid sequence MDLMDMEDAKNGCGMIFVDSKESKTTSWFKRFIGCQQKPEVTWPFPFVEGGLFILTLRAGVDGYHINDGGRHLTSFPYRTEFTLEDATGLAIKGDVDVHSVYATSLPTSHPSFSPQRVLEFSDKWKTHPTPKSKIQVFVGVLSATNHFAERMAVRKTWMQATAIKSSNVVVPFFVALNPRKEVNAVLKKEGAYFGDIVILPFMDCYELVVLKTFAICEFGVQNVTTRYIMKCDDDTFVRVDTVLKEIEGISHNTSLYMGNLNLLHRPLRSGKWAVTYEEWPEEVYPPYANGLGYIISSDIAKYVVSQHGNRSLRLFKMEDVSMGMWVEQFNGSMAAVQYSHNWKFCQYGCMENNFTAHYQSPRQMICLWDKLARGRAQCCNFR; translated from the exons ATGGAT TTGATGGACATGGAAGATGCGAAAAATGGATGCGGAATGATATTTGTAGACTCAAAAGAGTCCAAGACAACCTCATGGTTTAAGCGATTTATAGGGTGTCAGCAGAAGCCAGAGGTGACCTGGCCATTTCCTTTTGTGGAGGGCGGACTGTTTATCCTGACCCTGCGCGCTGGTGTTGATGGGTACCATATCAATGATGGGGGTCGGCATCTGACTTCATTTCCGTATAGAACA GAGTTTACTCTTGAAGATGCAACAGGACTAGCAATTAAAGGAGACGTGGATGTTCATTCAGTTTATGCTACGTCTCTCCCTACTTCTCATCCGAGTTTCTCACCTCAACGAGTATTGGAATTTTCAGACAAGTGGAAAACCCATCCTACACCCAAGAGCAAGATTCAGGTCTTTGTTGGAGTGCTATCTGCTACTAATCACTTTGCTGAACGCATGGCTGTTAGAAAAACTTGGATGCAAGCTACTGCTATCAAGTCTTCAAATGTAGTAGTTCCATTCTTTGTTGCATTG AATCCAAGGAAGGAGGTGAATGCAGTGCTGAAAAAGGAGGGGGCTTACTTTGGTGATATTGTGATTTTGCCCTTTATGGATTGCTATGAGCTTGTTGTTCTCAAAACTTTTGCTATCTGTGAGTTTGGG GTTCAGAATGTGACCACTAGATACATAATGAAATGTGACGATGACACCTTTGTTAGGGTGGACACTGTCCTAAAAGAAATTGAGGGCATCTCTCATAATACGTCCCTTTATATGGGCAATCTCAACCTCTTGCATCGCCCTCTCCGAAGTGGAAAATGGGCAGTCACATATGAG GAGTGGCCAGAAGAAGTATATCCTCCTTATGCCAATGGGCTCGGATATATAATTTCCAGTGATATTGCTAAATATGTTGTCTCTCAACATGGTAATCGAAGCCTAAGG CTCTTCAAGATGGAGGATGTAAGCATGGGAATGTGGGTTGAGCAATTTAACGGTTCCATGGCGGCCGTCCAGTACTCCCACAACTGGAAATTTTGTCAGTATGGGTGCATGGAAAACAATTTCACTGCACATTATCAATCCCCAAGGCAGATGATCTGTCTTTGGGACAAATTGGCGAGGGGTCGGGCTCAGTGCTGCAACTTTAGATGA
- the LOC133868749 gene encoding putative F-box/LRR-repeat protein At3g59230 gives MQIDNDPEADLTGRLPVDILSSIISLNSLREAATTSILSKRWRYIWRTSSNLDLDAKNMLGHFLYSDHFKRQPTLWKQKQKGRFVRWANHILELYVGKNVDSFKVEYPLGSDHGCDVDRWIQFAIDMQVQKLDINLFDDHLSDLYHELYKFPYWLFALAGKRPKIKHLSLNFCSLSIPENYNGLNSLSSLALKKTSLNHEDVDNILSSCPSLEWFSISECRCPFRLKFSSGCRFLRLRHLRIFRCEPLERVEIHDAIGIASIEYDAKMFGQVLLKNIAEPVRLCVTLQSNRRTLQSDRRTLQPDPRTQITYVLSTLAKDFPLVETLLVSTPFVQVDLIPKPLTTFTRLKQLKLLGVRFRKRRTIR, from the exons ATGCAG ATTGACAATGACCCAGAGGCCGATCTGACTGGTAGATTGCCGGTGGATATTCTTTCTTCTATAATATCATTAAACTCATTGAGGGAGGCTGCCACTACTAGTATCCTTTCAAAAAGATGGAGATACATTTGGAGGACCTCTTCTAATCTTGACCTAGATGCCAAAAACATGCTTGGACATTTTTTATACTCGGACCATTTCAAAAGGCAGCCTACTCTGTGGAAACAGAAGCAAAAGGGAAGATTTGTTAGATGGGCCAATCATATTCTAGAACTCTATGTCGGCAAAAACGTAGATTCCTTCAAGGTTGAGTATCCGTTGGGTAGTGATCATGGTTGCGACGTTGATCGATGGATTCAATTTGCAATTGATATGCAAGTTCAAAAGCTTGACATCAACCTGTTTGACGATCATTTGTCAGACTTGTATCATGAGCTCTATAAATTTCCATATTGGCTATTTGCTCTAGCAGGGAAACGGCCAAAGATAAAAcatttgtctttgaatttttgcAGCCTGAGTATTCCAGAAAATTACAATGGCTTGAACTCCCTTTCATCCCTCGCATTGAAAAAGACAAGTTTAAATCACGAGGATGTGGATAACATTTTGTCTAGTTGCCCATCTTTAGAATGGTTTAGTATAAGCGAATGCCGTTGTCCATTTCGTTTAAAATTTTCTAGTGGATGTCGGTTTCTCAGGCTGAGGCACTTGAGGATATTTCGTTGCGAGCCTTTAGAAAGAGTTGAAATTCATGATGCCATAGGTATTGCATCAATTGAGTATGACGCAAAGATGTTTGGGCAGGTCTTGTTAAAGAACATTGCAGAACCTGTTAGACTATGTGTGACTTTGCAGTCTAATCGTAGAACTTTGCAGTCTGATCGTAGAACTTTGCAGCCTGATCCTAGAACTCAAATAACATATGTCCTTAGCACACTTGCAAAAGACTTTCCTCTAGTTGAAACTTTATTAGTGTCCACTCCATTTGTCCAG GTTGATTTAATACCTAAGCCCTTAACCACATTTACTAGACTCAAGCAATTGAAGCTATTAGGTGTAAGATTTAGAAAAAGGAGAACAATAAGGTAG